In Glycine max cultivar Williams 82 chromosome 10, Glycine_max_v4.0, whole genome shotgun sequence, the DNA window aAATAATCTCACTAAGCACACAGTTGCATCTCGCTAAGCGCCCACTATGCACTAAGCGCAATTCCTTCTCTGTTGGACcttattttgaattgggcccAGCGGGTAATACCTGCTAAGCGCAAATCCCTCTCGGGTTTGGAATTGTGCTAAGCAAGAgccactcgctaagcgagccccaCTACTGCATCAGAAAGCATTCTATTTGCTAAGCTGGCCCATGGTCCGCTAACGAGAGTTGCAGACCAATCAGAGCtgcagaactcgctaagcgcgacccttcacgctaagcccaatttcttCTCTGGAATGTCATATTTTAGAATTGGGTTGAGCAAGTCAGCCCACTAAGCGCATGAGTTTGAATTCTGAAAACTCAAAAGTCATTGAGTGCTCACTTAGCGAGTGACCCACGCTAAGCGAGGCAGTCGAAACTGCCAAAAATAAGGCTTAACAGCCTTAGGTAGTTTTCTTCTGTGGAATTACATACACATTTCTCACTTACTCTTGCACTCATCTGCATTGTGCTTCCATTGTATTCTCTGCTTCTCTGTGCTTCCTCGTGCTTAATCTTCTCTGCAATCCAAGTAAGTGTTCTCAactcttcacttttatttttgctttgaaccttaggatagaagaCTACTGTAGCTAGTTTAAAGCTTTGATTTTGTGCTTTGCAATGTTACAGTTAGGTTAGTCTTTAGATGCTATGTTGTTAGGGGTTTATTTTCGCACATAATGTACATGCTTTTGTGTTGTTTTGATTAGGTTTTGAGGCCTAACAGAGGCCTATGGTAGGGGGCTGAAAAGCCCCAAGTTTTCTGGAAATTTCGATGtgctcgctaagcgcgcctgtgcgctaagcgagttcatcaatttaTGTTGATTTTCTGGTTTTTTGGATGAACTCGGTTAGTCGGCCCTGTCCGCTAAGCTTGTTCATCATTTTTGTACATGTGTTTGAATGCTcgttgatcgaggccgtacccgaatcaaataaacatgaaaatgcagtaactaggaagtgatcctaggtcgtttcccaacgagcagtgacaaaccaaatgttcataatatacttgcagtaacagtaacgattggggggggggtttggttgtttggtaattaaagagcagaacaagtaaactggaatacgaaaatactaatattaaaaacgggttgtttcctctgattcagaagtcattctcttatcctgggttatggaaaattcgtccctaacagtcaaccacttaatccaaccctgtttcaatttactaagcgaaaatcaacttagggttttcaatacgtgattaggcaccacatacaccagttagcccttcgtccattaagcatgaacgcaagttaggctcagaggcaattaatcgaacacgaagtgtGCActaattaatattcacgaaattgggataactggtgaagggaaaactgccaggaacccacattacaagcgaaacctcaaagagagttgggcttcgtcatcaaaaggaaacaacaccagaaaatctagccttccatggattcaaacagaaaacacaaatgaaacatgaaacagaaacataaatgaacagaaacgtaaatgaacagaaacgtaaatgaaagtagaagaagaagcacgaatgaactcgtaattagaagcagaaaacggaaatttgcattaagaacgaaaattgtaacaagggaacagaaaaacgtgaaaacctaaaaccaaagctctgaataatgaaaatagcagaatagaatgccttgcacgaatcccaaggcagctatttaaaaagagtcactcaaagtcactgggccctattacaatactctggcccaaaacgaaataaacattgaacaacataaaataaaattgcgaaatttcctaattagaaattaactaaggtaagcgctgctttatttgccctcttcaagtccacaactaaaatccggattaagcccaatgtttcattaattcctaaaattagattaaaaacatcaaattagctaaatgagcccaaataataaaactgcctaattaattgacaattaagaccaatcaataattaaaatggtgcaaaaagggtttagaaaatagaagaaaatgatggcacatcactcgtatgaactcgctaagccattgCACCTTAGGCTTAGCGAGTATTTAAATTTccagtttttattttcagttggTATGAACTCGCATAGCCGACTTGCTGCGCATAGCAAGTTAGATGCTTAGGTCAGACTCTTAGAGTCTTTTTGTCTTCTATTGGTGGCTAAGTGAGtcctctcgctaagccactcAACCACTATAGGTTGAATAAGcctgggctaagcgagtcaaTCTCGCCAAGCCAAGgcatttgtgtttttttctgtgattttgttcatgcgctaagcgagccctgctcgctaagccaattaagTTCTAGTAGTGTATTTGGGCTAAGCGCTTGCTGGCGGTAAGCCTGTTTAGagtgtcgcgctaagcgagcctatcTTGCTAAGTTCAATTAGCTCTCTGTTAGAGAATAAGGCTTAGCAAGCCATGCTTGCTTAGCCACTGTGTTGTTTCAGCTAAGTGTGTCTCGCTTAGCCAGAgtctttgtttttgtgttgatgcgctaagcgcgcactacgcgctaagcgagtgttgttatttttataaggcgcgctaagagagtcagtctcgctaagcgcccagtctatttttcagttttatttttctgcttttAGTTGAAATAAAAACCTGTCTAACTTGATTCTTGTACTTTTGATGCGGATGGCTTCCAGGAAGAGGAAATCCACAGCCTCCCAACCTCGGTAACCCTATGATACCACCCAGTTCGTTTCCAAGGTTGCTTGGGAGCGTTATTCTCATAACGTTCACTCCCGGAACATCCTTCCAAAGAGGAACGTTAACCTCTTCGTGACTGAGTACGATGAGTTCAGGCGAGAGCTCATCCAGCACAACTGGCATAAGGCGCTGACACAGCATATGGACAGGCACATCGATGTGGCCCTAGTTAAAGAATTTTACTCGAACTTGTATGATCCAGAAGATAAATCACCAAAATAGGTTTGAGTCAGAAGGAAGCTAATAAAATTTGACGCTACATCGTTGAATGCTTTCTTGGAGACACCACCAGTCATTCAGTCAGGGGAGCAGTACCCCTCGTACTCTATATTTTGCAGGTCGCGCACAGATCCTCAGGAGCTTGCCTCCAAGCTTTATATTCTAGGGTGAGGATTTGTTCTTAATGTTGAAGGAGCACCCTGGAAGCTCTTGAGGAAGGATCTGATGATGTTGGCCCAGACCTGGAGTGTGCTATCATATTCTAACCTTGCCCCCACTTCTCATACCTCTGATCTGAACATGGATCGGGCGAGGTTAGTTTATAGACTTgtgatgaagatggacatggacGTGGGCTTTCTCATTTCACACCAGATCTCATAGATGGCCCAGTCCAACTCCTCTAAGCTTGGTTTTTCGGCATTGATTTCAGCATTGTGCATAGCCAGAGGAGTCATCTCAGATTCTCTGACTTTCGAGTCTCTCAATCcagccattaatttggcatacATTAAGAAGAACTGCTGGAACCTGGACGATCCCACGATCGAATTTTCAGGGATCTGCAAGGCACGGGCTAGAGGATCTGAGGGTCCATCTTCGGCTACTCCTCCTGCTCCTGCTTCCTCTGCACCTGCTCCTTCTCTGACTCCAGCCCCTTTTACTTCAGCACCACCATTTCCTCCTGCTCATTCTCCAGCACCAGCTTCCTctgcttcatcatcatcattcgaGTGCCGATGCTCCAAGGTCATCATTCCTATGTTGCAGAGCATCCACTGTGGCTTATGACTGGTGATGCAGAGTATGCATGACTCGACTCAGCATCGACCTTTTATCAGCATGGATGAGTTCATGGCAtaggtggcctggccaggagtccagccttctcctttggGGGGAGGTGAGGCTTCCGCAGCCCAAGAGCCTCAGCCAAAGCCAGAGGTTGCTCATGAGGCCACTCTAGAGGCTACTCCACGTACCTCACCAGTCACTTCACCTATTGTGGAGGTCTCTGAGGGTGAAGAAGGCCCCGTGGATATTGATTATGTAGCAGATCTACAGGCGGCACAGAGTACCTGGGATCCTTGGCCGACAGCAGCACAGGAGACACCACAGCCAGCCCAAGATACTCCTTCTTCACCTCATGGCGAGCCTGCACCAACTCAGGATGATTGTTGATaggaatttcatttatttttctgctttagatacattttattttcagtttatgtttttagtacagtttttatgtttagtttatttagttagtaaattttgaaagcttgttgaacagTTTGCAGTTTGATTAATATTGTAGTGGTTTGGTTTGATTGAAAATCTTATGTTTGTTGAATGAATTAGATTGATCAATGGCATGAATTGAGTGAATTGTAATGCGTAGATTGTATGCTTTGAATAAGTATTCaataattagaagagaaagaacatggatTAGATACATGgttgaaaatgttagttggtttgaCAGATTGAATGTGAAGATAATCACTAGCCACAACCCGGTGAGTGTGTGATCTTTAATTGTGAGGGAATGAATAGCATAGagtactgatttttgcatgaatctctgattactgaatgaatgcatgagtttgaagatgatgaagtgatgcaatcctccctaggaagggaccagtcactagaaccatgagcaagagactccaagaagattgggctagagctgctgaagaaggccctagggttctcatgaaccttagggtacaTTTCTGAGCcaatgggccaaggttgggtccaattatctttgtacatattagactagaatgtcattatatttggtccttgtatttaaggctccatattgtaggtagggtaccctagaaatataggatttttcagcccttgtattttagggcacctagactagtttttgtattaggggtagttttgtaatttcacatgcactaagtggatatttgatgtgtgtggttggaaataaatttaattgaattggtagaagcccaatccaattaaattttagagggggaagtgagcatttgcttactacaccccattgccacatcatatagtctcactttgtgcatgtccttcatgcttttcatgcctcatgacacctaagcacacttagtggagaatcttggaattgatcttggattagtgggctaaaccataactaaaattcactaatcataattagtgaaattttggctccaaagtttggctccacaaattcaatttcaaattcaagtgaaatttgaatttccctccaattttgtgtgacacttaggctataaatagaggtcatgtgtgtgcattttttttgaactttgatcatttgaatattaaactttagatctcaaagctcatttagagcacaaaattttgtgctcttctctccctctcccttcattcatctccttcttcctccaagctcttatccatggcctcctatggtggtgagcttcttctagactcatcttctccttgaagtggcgtctcctctctctcttcctttctccattcttcttccattcatcttccaagaagaaaaggaatccattgatgaagaagatcctaggcctacaagctccaatggagcttgcatcatgaaggccatgattgactgaaatagctacttagccaaaaagcttaccttgtgcatgaatgaattatcccttgcacccatgtTGAGCTGAAAGTTTGATTGATTGACTTGAACCCTAAGCCTATAAATTGTAATCTCCATCTACCTTGTCtcaggttgtaggagagcattatagttcaaggaaaatttgtcCCATATTTGGGGGAGTTTATTGGGTGACAGCAATTGTGGTAAGAAGATGACAGCACACACAGCAAAATCAATAAGCAGCGAGTAAAAgctgttaaaattaaaaaaaaaaggataaaaagaaagaaatcccaaaaataaaagctaagTGTGTGCTATTGTCAAAGCTAAGTGCCTTAAATGAAAAAG includes these proteins:
- the LOC106794783 gene encoding vegetative cell wall protein gp1-like, with product MAQSNSSKLGFSALISALCIARGVISDSLTFESLNPAINLAYIKKNCWNLDDPTIEFSGICKARARGSEGPSSATPPAPASSAPAPSLTPAPFTSAPPFPPAHSPAPASSASSSSFECRCSKVAWPGVQPSPLGGGEASAAQEPQPKPEVAHEATLEATPRTSPVTSPIVEVSEGEEGPVDIDYVADLQAAQSTWDPWPTAAQETPQPAQDTPSSPHGEPAPTQDDC